The genome window TAATGGTGCCGATGCCAAACAATTTGATTATTCTGGTGATTAGCTCGCCATCTTTGTGGTCGCTGATTATCACCTTGCCTTGTTTTCTATTTTGACTGCTCCACCAGCGTCTGTAAGCAAAGCTCATAAAGCTAAGCCTGCCGTGCCAAAAGACGACGACGCAACCATTTTGCGGTAAGAAATTTGGAGTGTAGCTCTTTTTGCAGGTTAGAAAAATGAGCCACATTAAAATATAGATGAAAAAGACGCCCACGTTTAGGGCGATCTTTTCAAGGGTGCTTTTAAATTTGCAGCTCGCCATACAAAACCATTCGTTTTGGGTTTGTGATCTTTACTTTTTGCGTAGTGCCAAGAAGCTCTTCGCTGCCATCAACTTGAACCAAAAAGTTGTTAAAACTTCGCCCAGCAACGCCGCCATTTGCTCTTAGCTCTTCAAAATATACATCAAAAATTTTATATTTTTGTGCCGCCACGATCTCGTCTAAAATTTCATTGTGGCGATTTTGTAGGCGAGTAAGCCTTTCTGAAGCGGTTTTATCATCTATTTGATTTGTGAAAGTAGCTGCCTTTGTAAGAGGGCGAGGCGAATACTTAAAGCTAAAAATTTGCTCAAATCTAACTTGCTCAAGCACGTCCATCGTATCTTCAAATTCGCTCTCGCTCTCGCCTGGGAATGCGACTATGATATCAGTTGAGATGCTTACGTCTGGGCACATCTTTCTAAGTCTTAGCGCGCGGTCTAAAAACCACTCTTTTGTGTATCCGCGCTTCATTTCGCGTAAAACTTTGGTGTTTCCGCTTTGAAGTGGCATATGCATAGACTTGCAAATTTTAGGATTATTGGTGAAAATTTCAAGAAATTTATCATCCATGTGAAGTGGGTGCGGACTGGTAAATCTTATCCTCTCAACGCCATCTATCTCGCTTATCTTTACTAACAGATCACTAAAATCGATATTTTCTTGCGCTCCTGAAAATCTTTTACCGTAGTTATTGACATTTTGTCCTAGTAAAAATATCTCTTTTGCGCCGCTGTTTGCAGCCTTTTCTACCTCTTTTAGTATAAGGCTTGAAGGAATAGAAATTTCATCGCCTCTGGTGTGTGGGACGATGCAATAGGTGCACTTTTTGTCGCAGCCGATCGAGATATTGATGTGGCTTTTGTATGGTGAGCCTCTAAATTCGCCAAATGCGTATTCGCTCTCATCGTGGTTAATGTCGGTTGAGATAAATTTAGGCGTATTTACCGCCTTTGTGATCTTACTGACATTTCTTGCGCCAAGGACAAAATCAACATAAGGTGCGCGCTTAAAAATTTCACTACCCAAATGGCTTGCAGTGCAGCCGCAAACGCCTATTTTTGCCCCTCTTTTTTTGGCTTTTTCAAAGGCTCCGACCTCGCTAAAGAGCTTATGAACTGGCTTTTCACGAACCGAGCAAGTATTTATAAGGATTAAATCAGCTTCTTCGATGTTTTGTGTTAAGGAGTAGTCTTCTTTTTGTGAGAGCTCAGCTATGATATGTTCGCTGTCACGAACATTCATAGCACAGCCTAAAGTTTGGATAAAGAGTTTTTTACTCATTAAAGTATATGCACTTCATACATGTAGTCGCTATCATCAAGTCCGTATTTTACGGTTCTGTGATAGACACTTAGCCCTTTTTCTTCAAAATGCTCGACTAAGGCGATTAGTTGTTTGTGTGTATTTTCTTTATCAAAATAGAAAATTTTCTGACCCTCTTTTTCGACAGCTGCCTCTATTTTTTCTAGTGAAATCGTTTTTGGTTTTGCGTCTAATTCAGCTCTTGCAAGTTTTAGCTCCATTTTTAATCCTTTCAAAATCTTAAATTTTAATCGGTCAATATATCCAAAACATCATAAAAAAAGGATTAAATAAAAGTTAATAATAAGCTTAAAGTTATTAAAAGTATGGCTTATGTATAATTTCAAAACTTCACGAAAAATCCCCGAAATTTATCGTCACAATGGAGAAAAAATGGAAAGAATATCAGACATTATAGAGTCAATTGCAAATGAGAAAAATTTAGAGATAGAAGATGTAAAAGAGCGTGTTATAAGAGCCTTGATAAATACTGCAAAAAGGGTTTATGGAGAAAATTATGAGTATGACGTGAGCATCGATGCTAATAAAAATTTAAAGCTTTATCAAAAAATTTCAATCGTAGCAAACGACGACGAGAGGCTTGAAGAGGACAACGAGCACTTTTTGAGCTTAAAAGAGGCAAAGAAAATAGACAGCGGTGTTGAAATCGGCGATGAGCTAACATACGAGCTAAGCCTTGATAACCTTGGCAGAACCGCAGCCCAAACGCTTCACAAGGAGCTCGAGTATCACATCCAACGCCTAGTTGAAGAGAAAATTTTACAAAAATATAATGAGATGAGCGGTCACATGGTCTTTGGACCAGTTGTAAGGGTCGATAACGACGAAAACACATTTATCGAGATAGACGAGCTTCGTGCCATCTTACCACGTAAAAACCGCATAAAAGGCGAGAAATTTAAAGTAGGCGATGTGGTAAAAGCGGTTATTAGAAAAGTTTTTACAGATAAAAATTTAGGCATAAAGGTCGAACTTTCAAGGACTTCGCCTAAATTTCTTGAAGCGCTACTAACTTCAGAGGTGCCAGAGATAAAAGATGGCGGCATCATCATTCAAGGAAGTGCTAGAATCCCTGGTGAAAGGGCCAAAGTAGCACTCATTTCAACTACTCCAAACATCGATCCAGTCGGCGCAACAGTCGGCACAAAGGGCGTTAGGATAAATGCCGTAAGTAAAGAGCTTCATAATGAAAGCATTGATGCGATCGAATACGCCACCGAACCAGCGATATTTGTCGCTCGTGCGATGGGACCAGCTATCATCACATCAGTAAAGATAGAGGAAAACAAAGCGATTGTTACACTTGCGAGCGAGCAAAAGAGTAAAGCGATCGGCAAAAACGGCATAAATATCCGCCTTGCAAGCATGCTAACTGGCTATGAGATCGAGCTAAATGAACTTGGCTCAAAAACTAGCAGCAGCGGCGAAAATGGCGAAATGGTTAAAGATCTAAAAGCACTCTTTGGTGATAACTAATGAAATTTCAAATAAGAAAAGCGACTGAGGGCGATATAGACGTGATCTGCGAGCTTGTAAGAGAGCTTGCCAGCTATGAGAATTTGAGTGACCAAGTCACTTTTACAAATGAAATTTTCGCAGACTCTATATTTAATAAAAATTACGCAAAAGCTCTTATCTGCGAAAGCGAGGGCAGGGCTATTGGCTATGCTATCTATTTTTACACATTTTCTACATTTTTGGGGCTTGGCGGGATCTATCTTGAAGATATCTATGTCAAAAAAGAGTTTAGAAATCAAGGCATCGGCAAGACATTTTTTAAATTTTTAGCTCAAATTTGCAAGGATGAAAATTTAAAAAGGCTTGAGTGGTGCTGCCTAAACTGGAATGAGCCAAGCATTAAATTTTATGAAAGCTTGGGTGCTAAAAATCAATCTCTTGAGTGGAGAAACTACCGCTTGGACGGTGAAAATTTAGAAAAACTTTTAAATTTATAGTTCGTTTTTAAATAAAAAGCTCAAATTTACTCTTAAATTTGAGCTTGTGAGCGATTAAAATTTATATGTATATCCCAAATAAAGACCTACATTTGTCTCTTTTATTTTTGCATTATCATATTTTGCTATAGAGCTATATTTTGTTCTATCTGCTTTTAGACCAAACTCAACTGCATTGTTTTTATTAATAGAGTATTCTGTACCAATTCTTGCACCTAGTATCCAGCCATTTGTATTAGCTTTTTCCGAGCCATCATGAGTGTCAAATACATCCATTTTGAGCTTTGAGTAGCCAGTGTAGCCACCAAGAACTAGTTTTATGTCCTTTGTTAACTCTGGTGTATAGTCTGCGCCTACTATAAATTTATGTGTTTTCCATTTTACTACTGTGCCATCTTCGTCACCAAGTGACTTTTTGGCTTGAAAGTCGTAAATATAAGCTCCATAAACTCTAGCTACGTCAAAGTCGTAACCAGCTTTTAGACCAAGACCTGGTTGAGCTTTTTTGACTTTAGTTGTGTCATTGTCGCTTTTTGCTGTTAATTTTGAATTAAAAGAGTAAATCTCCTTCGATTCCAATAAACGCTCCTTGTGCTAAAGCAGTGACACTAGCCAGGCTTAAGCCTAAAGCAACTTTTAAAACTACATTTTTCATTTTTGCTCCTTATTTTAAAAATGTTTGGCTGGTATTCTAAATTTTATTGGATTAAATAAAGTTTAAATATTCAATTAAATATATAAAAAACATAAAATAATTCAATTGTTTTCTTATCAGAATAAAATTTATAAAATCACTCAAAAAAAGGAGTGTAAAGTGGCTAAGATGACAAAACGTGATATGGCTTATCATTTAGACGTTGATGTCGCAACGCTTTACAACTGGCGAAAACACAAGCCAAACCTTTATCGTATTGTGATGCTTGGATTTAAATTTGATGAGCTTATCGAGCAGAGTAAAAAGACTTGCAACGAGCTTTGCGAATATGAAAATTTAATCAATCAAGACATAGAAAAATTTAGTAAATAATCGTTTAAAAATCGTAATCTCTTTTATAATAGCAATAGTTAGAAAATTCAAAATTTCTAAGATATTTTTAGCTAGATATTTTAAGTGAAGAAATTTGAGCTCAAAGCAAGCGCTTCAAGCTCAGTTAAATTTACTCGTTTAGGATAGATAGAAGCTCTTTGTTATCTTTTGTTTTTAGCATTTTTGCGTATAAGAATTTAAGCGCTTCGACATCGTCCATTGTAGCGATCGCAGAGCGAATAGCCCAAATTTTTTGAAGCTCATCAGGCTTTTGAAGTAGCTCTTCTTTTCTTGTGCCTGATTTTAGAACGTTGATAGCTGGGTAAATTCTACGGTCTGAAATGTTGCGATCAAGTACGATCTCGCTGTTACCAGTGCCTTTAAACTCTTCAAATATCACTTCATCCATGCGTGAGCCAGTGTCGATTAGAGCGGTTGCTATGATGGTTAGAGAGCCGCCATGCTCGATATTTCTAGCTGCACCAAAGAAGCGTTTTGGCTTATGAAGTGCGTTTGCGTCTACACCGCCTGTTAGTACCTTGCCGCTTGGTGGGGTCACTGTGTTGTAGGCACGTGCTAGACGGGTTATGCTATCAAGCAATATAATGACGTCTTTGCCCATCTCAACTAGACGTTTTGCCTTTTCGATGACTAGCTCTGCCACGCGGACGTGATTAAGCGCTGGCAGGTCAAATGTCGAGCTAAATACCTCACCCTTTACGCAGCGCTGCATGTCTGTAACTTCTTCTGGTCTCTCATCGACTAGAAGTACCATGAGCTGGGCTTCTGGGTGATTTTTAGCGATGCCATGAGCTAGCTCTTTCATAAGCTCAGTTTTACCGCTTCTTGGAGGTGCGACTATGAGGCCACGCTGACCCTTACCAATAGGTGTAAAAAGATCAAGAACACGGCCTGTTAGTTTCATTGGATCGTATTCTAAATTTAGCTTTTCGGTTGGGAAAAGTGGGGTTAGGTTGTCAAAAAGTGGCCTCTCTTTCGCATCCGCTAGAGGCATATAGTTTACCGCCTCGATCTTTAAAAGGGCGTAGTATTTTTCTTGATCTTTTGGCTCTCTAACTTGTCCTGTGATGATGTCGCCCACACGAAGTGCAAATTTACGAATTTGTGAGTTTGAAACGTAGGCGTCGTTTGAGCTGTCGCTTAAATTTGCATCAACAGCCCTTAAAAAGCCGTAGCCTTCGTTTGTGATCTCTAAAATTCCAGTAAAAAGTATAAAGCCGCCTTGTTTTGTTTGGGTTTTTAGGATCTCAAATATCAAATCTTGTCTGCGAAATTCGCGTGGATTTTCGACACCAACGCTGTTTGCGATCTGCACTAGCTCATCTAGGCTAAGTGTTCTTAGCTCTTCGATCTTGTGTCCGTCTACTGGTACATGAGTTCTTGATGTTTGATGTTTTTTTGTAGTTTTTGTGCTTTGAGTAGCACCTTGCTCGGTTTGGTTATTTTCCATATTTCCTCTTTAAATGTGGGGATAATTTTGCAGAATTTCTAGGTTTCAAAAAGAAGTTTTTGAAAGTTTTGGCATTTTATAAAAATAAAACTTTGTTGTCAAGAAATGGTATAAAATAAAATTTTTGCTCAAAAATGGTTGATTTGCTATAATCTCGCCATTTTATAACGATAATAAAAGAAGAAATTTATGCCTATTTTTGCAGTTTGCCTACCATAAATTTATATGGTGCGTAATAGGCATGTGATGCAACAATATTGGTAAAAATTTTAGATAAAAGAAAGTAAAAATGCCACAAAGTAGATGTGCTCATTGTAGATTAAAATTTGATGAAAGCGTGATGATCTCAAATGAAAGCGGACTTAAATTTTGCTGTGTTGGATGCAAAGGCGTTTATGAAATTTTAAATGAAAATGGGCTTAGCGAGTTTTATGAACGTCTTGGTAAAAATACACTTACACCGGCGAGCAACGGTGCAAATATCAAAAATTTAGCGGCAAATTTTAGCGAGCTTGTGACAAAAGAGGGCGACTTTAGTCAAATTTCATTTTTAATTGATGGTATCACTTGCTCAGCTTGCATCTGGCTACTTGAAAAGGCACTTTTTAGCTTGTCTGGAGTCTTGGAGGTAAATATCAACTCGCTTAATCAAAAAGCGGTCATTGTTTTTGATGAGCAGGAGCTTTTGGTAGAGCAGATAATTGAAGAAATTTATGCCGTTGGCTATGTTCCAAAGCCCTATGCTACGAGTTCGAAAGAAGACGAATTAGCCAAGAAAAGAAGAAATTTTTACACAAAAGCACTAGTTGGTATCTTTGCTACGATGAACATTATGTGGCTGGCCATTGCTCAGTATAGTGGGTATTTTAGTGGCATAAGAGGCGACATAAAAGATATTTTAAGCTTTGCGCAGTTTGTATTAGCAACGCCTGTGCTTTTTTATACTGGTAGCGAGTTTTTCAAAGGGGCAAAGATAGCCATAAAAAATGCTTCGCCAAATATGGATTTGCTCGTTATCACGGGGGCTAGCATAACCTATATCTACTCCATTTTTGCGATGTTTACGAGGAGTGGCGAGAGCTATTTTGACTCGGTTGCGATGATCATCACCTTTGTTTTTATCGGTAAATTTTTAGAAATTTTGGGTAAGAAAAAGGCGCTTGAGACTTCAAATTTCTTAAATGATATGCTGCTTGCAAAAGTGTGTATTTTAGAGGATGGCAAGGATATTTTAAAAGAGCCAAGAGATGTAAATTTGGGCGAAAAGATCGTGCTTAGATCTGGCGAGAGGGCGCTACTTGATGGAGTGGTGCTTAGTGGCGAGGCAAGCGTGGATAGCTCAAGTCTAACGGGAGAGAGCCTGCCTGTGACCTTGGGAGTGGGGCAAGAGGTGAAAAGTGGTGTCATTTGTCAAAATGGACAAATCATCTACGAAGCAAAGGAAATTTTTAAAAATTCTTATCTAAATCAGCTTATAAATTTACTCCAAACTGCAGAGCTAAAAAAACCAAATATCGAGCTAGTGGTCAATAAAATCGCTTCTAAATTTTCTCTTAGCGTGCTAACTTTGGCATTTTTTACATTTTGGTTTTGGTACTTTAAATTTGGCTTTTCAGAAGCTATCGTCACGGCTGTTAGCGTCATCGTGATCGCTTGCCCTTGTGCGCTTGCCCTTGCCACGCCAGTTAGTAGCGTCTGTGCCCTTGGTGTGGCTTTTAAAAATAGAGTGCTTTTTAAGGAGGCTAAATTTTTTGAAAGCCTTGCAAAGTGCGATGTAGCAGTATTTGATAAGACTGGCACGCTTACAAAGGCAGAATTTGAGGTTAGTGATTTTTTCATAAAAGAGAGCATAAGCTTAGATGAAATTTATTCGCTAGCTCTTATATCAAATCATCAAATAAGCGTGGCAGTGGCTAAATTTCTAAAGCAAAAAGGCGCAAGAAAATTAGAGCTTAAAAATACAAATTTAAGCGTGGCAAAGGGTGTTGAGGCTGAAATTTCGGGTAAAAAATTTTATGCAGGAAGCAAGCGATTTTTAGTTGAAAATGGTATTAGCTTTGATGAAGCTGAAGAAAATGTGAGCTTTTTTGTGGGGCTTAATGGTGAGTTAGTGGCGAAATTTTACCTAAAAGATAGCATAAAACCTGAAGCAAAGGCCTTGATAGACGAGCTAAAGAGCGCTGGCATGAAAGTGTGTATCTTAAGTGGAGATGTGCAAAAAGTGGTAAAAAATGTAGCAGATGAGCTTGGCGTGAGTGAGTTTAGAGCAGAGATGTTGCCTGAAACGAAAGCTAAATTTATAAGCAAACTAAAAGAGCAGGGCAAAAAGGTGCTAATGGTAGGAGATGGCATAAACGACGCAGCAGCGCTTAGCCTTGCTCATGTTGCCATTTGTATGGGAAGCGGGGCGGCAATAAGCTTAGAAAGAAGCGATGTAGTGCTACTTGATGATAGTTTAAAAAGTCTAGCGAAGGCCGTAAAAATCTCGAAATTTACTTACAAAACGATAAAGCAAAATTTGCTCTTTTGCCTTCTTTATAATGTTCTTGCTCTGCCATTTGCCGTATGTGGCTACGTCATTCCGCTATTTGCTGCGCTTTTTATGTCGCTTAGCTCGCTAAGTGTTATCTTAAACTCGCTTTATATTGTTAGAAAATTTAAGGAAAAATAATGGATAGCGCGACACTTGCGATGCTGGTTTTTATCTCGGTTTTGATGGGAGCATTTTTGCTTTTTGGCGTGCTTTGGGGGATAAAAAATAAGCAATTTGAGGACTACCGAAAATTTTTAGACGGAGCAAACTTGGACGATGAAGAGGCACTAAATGAAGCTTATGAGTTAGAGCTTCGCAAAAAAGAAGCGCTAAAAAAGAGGCTAGAGGCTAGCAGTAAAGATAAGGCTAACTTTCGATAGTTGGCTCACCAAAAAGCCTATTGGCCTCTTTTAGAGCCCCTTGTTCTCTTTGCCTTTGAAGCTCTTCTGGCGTTTTTGGCTCTTTATTTAGCATCAAAGAAAAGTTATTTTTCTCGTTTTGTAGCTCGCTTTTTATCTCGATTTTTGACTCATTTTTAGTTTCAACGTTATTTGCATTTAGTCTTAAAATTTCCTCATCAAGCTCGTCTAGTTCGCTTTTTTCATTATTTTCTAAAGAGGCTTTAGGCGTCTTAGTTTGTACTTTTTGCTCATCACTCTTTGCATTTACTATCTTCGCATTTTGTCCAAAAAGCGTACGCAATATCTCGTTTAAGATTTTCCAATTTTTCTTAAAATATTCAAGATTTTCATCTTTTGCATTTACTATCAGTCCAAGCTCATTGTTATTAAAAAAGCTAAATTCTACGAATTCTTTAAAAAACTCGCCAAGATCGTAATTTCTATCATAAATTTTTGTTAAGAAGAGTTCGTATGGACCTTGCATCTTAGCAGGAGCTACTTGGCTTTTTTGAGTGCTGGCTTCTATGATTTGAGTGGAATTTTCGCTATTTTTTGAGATCACTTCATTTATAGCGTCATCGATATCTTGTAAATTTAGCGCTTCTATCATCATAAAAAGCATTAGCATTAGCACAAAGCCATTGTCGCTACTTACATTTAGCATACCTTTAGCTTGTGCCAAAATCCTAAAAAATCTTTCATAAACAAGTAGAGAAATTTTTGAGTCGTTTTCTATAAATTTTTGCTTTAAATTTGCCAAAATTTCATCTATTATCATCTCTGGATCGTAGCTTTCAAGTTCGCTTACAAGCACTCTAATGGCATTTTTATCATGATTTAAAACATGAGTTATTATCTCTTCGATCTTTTCTGGATCAAGAAGTCCTAACATCGATGCTACGCCATTTGCCGTGACATTATTTGCACCGTAAATGATAGCTTGATCAAGAAGCGTCAAAGTATCTCTTAGCGACCCTCCGCCACTTCTTGCTAAAATTTCAAGTGCCTCTTTTTCGTAGCTAATGCCTTCTTTGCTTAAAATAAACTCAAGATGTTTAATGATGCTGTATCTGCTTATTTGCTTAAACCTAAAATGCTGTGTTCTTGAAAGCACCGTTGTTGGGAGTTTTAATGGATCAGTCGTCGCTAGGATAAATTTTACATAGCTTGGTGGCTCTTCAAGTGTTTTTAAAAGAGCGTTAAATGCCTCTTTGGTTAACATATGCACTTCATCGATTATAAAAATTTTATATCTTGCCATTGCTGGAGCATATTTTGTTTGCTCGATCAGCTCTCTTATATCGTCTATCTTTCTGTGGCTGGCCGCGTCCATCTCTATGATGTCCATGTGTCTTGACTCGTTAGCCATGATGCATTGTGGACATACTTCACATGGTTTTGAAGTTGGGCCTTTTTCACACACTAAAGCTTTTGAAAATATCCTAGCACTTGAAGTCTTTCCACTTCCTCTAAGTCCGGAAAATAGATATGCATGGCTGATGCGACCTTCATCAAGTGCGTGTATCAGACTTTTACTAACGGCTTCTTGACCGATAAGTTCGTCAAAATTTTTAGGGCGATATTTTAAAGCTAGTGCTTGCAACTGCTTTCCTTTTGCAATTTTTTATTTGCCGATTTTATAAAAAAAGGTATAAATTTATGATTATTTATATCTTTAAATTGGGTTAAAATTTTTATGTTTTTAGGTTGCATTTAGTTAAATTTTAGATAATTGGTAATTTAAAAAGGATGAAAATGTCTACATTTTGGAGTGGATTTTTTACTAGTTTATCTTTGATATTGGCTATTGGTGCGCAAAACGCATTTGTTTTAAAACAAGGAATAAAAAAAGAGTACATTTTTGTAGTTTGCTTGATATGTGCATTATCCGATGCCTTGCTTATATTTGCTGGTGTTTTTGGCATTGGACAAGTGATACAAAAATTTACTTTTATAAAACAAGTCGCCATATATGGTGGTTTTGCTTTTTTGTTTGTATATGGTTTTAAAAGTTTGTATAGTGCTTTTAAAAACCCTAAAAGCCTAATCCCAAACACAAACTATGAACATAAATTTGGCAAAATAGTACTTTTAACGCTTGCATTTACTTGGCTAAATCCACATGTATATCTTGATACGATGCTTCTAATAGGATCGGTTTCAATAAAATTTGGTGGTGAAAACATAATTTTTGGCATCGGTGCTAGTCTCGCATCATTAGTCTTTTTCTTTTCTTTGGGATACGGCACTAGAGTCTTAGCACCAATTTTTGCCAAAGAAATTTCATGGAAAATTTTAGAAATTTTTGTTGGAATTGTTATGCTGGTGATAGCTTTTAGTTTGCTATTTGCCAAAGTATAAGGATAAAATACATAAAATTTTATGTTAAATATTTTGTATTTTTGTATGAATTGTGTTTGGTATGAAAAGCCTTGGCATGTGTGCCAAGGCAAAATTTTATATTAGCAAGAGAAGCAAGTTTTAAACTCATAAGCGGTTGGGCGCGCTTCGTAAGGCCAAACTTGAGTTTCAAATTTGAAGTGTTGATAGGTATCTATGAAAAGATCGGTCATTATTGGTTTTAAGTATTCGTTGTCGCGAATTAGTGCTTCAAGGCTGCCACGAAGTGTGTGTGGAAGCTGCTCTATGCCACGCTCTCTGATCTCATCAAGATGAAGTTTAAATAAATTTTCATCCATCGGACCAACTGGCTCATATTTGTGCTTAACGCCGTCAAGTCCTGCCATTAGCATCGCTGAAAAGGCTAGATAAGGGTTTGCTGTGCTATCTGGAAATCTCATCTCAGCCCTAACTGACTTCTCGCCAGCGCCGTAAGGTATGCGGATGCTCGCTGAGCGGTTTTGGCTAGAGTATGTTAGGATAGACGGTGCTTCAAAGCCAGGGATTAGGCGTTTATAGCTGTTTGTGCTTGGGTTAGTAAAGGCTGCAACGCTTCTTGCGTGTTTTAAAACACCACCAATATAGTATCTTGCAAAATCACTTAAATTTGCGTAGTTGCCCTCTTTATAGAATAAATTTTTACCATCTTTCCAGACTGATTGATGAACGTGCATGCCGCTTCCGTTGTCGCCATAAAGTGGTTTTG of Campylobacter concisus contains these proteins:
- a CDS encoding heavy metal translocating P-type ATPase gives rise to the protein MPQSRCAHCRLKFDESVMISNESGLKFCCVGCKGVYEILNENGLSEFYERLGKNTLTPASNGANIKNLAANFSELVTKEGDFSQISFLIDGITCSACIWLLEKALFSLSGVLEVNINSLNQKAVIVFDEQELLVEQIIEEIYAVGYVPKPYATSSKEDELAKKRRNFYTKALVGIFATMNIMWLAIAQYSGYFSGIRGDIKDILSFAQFVLATPVLFYTGSEFFKGAKIAIKNASPNMDLLVITGASITYIYSIFAMFTRSGESYFDSVAMIITFVFIGKFLEILGKKKALETSNFLNDMLLAKVCILEDGKDILKEPRDVNLGEKIVLRSGERALLDGVVLSGEASVDSSSLTGESLPVTLGVGQEVKSGVICQNGQIIYEAKEIFKNSYLNQLINLLQTAELKKPNIELVVNKIASKFSLSVLTLAFFTFWFWYFKFGFSEAIVTAVSVIVIACPCALALATPVSSVCALGVAFKNRVLFKEAKFFESLAKCDVAVFDKTGTLTKAEFEVSDFFIKESISLDEIYSLALISNHQISVAVAKFLKQKGARKLELKNTNLSVAKGVEAEISGKKFYAGSKRFLVENGISFDEAEENVSFFVGLNGELVAKFYLKDSIKPEAKALIDELKSAGMKVCILSGDVQKVVKNVADELGVSEFRAEMLPETKAKFISKLKEQGKKVLMVGDGINDAAALSLAHVAICMGSGAAISLERSDVVLLDDSLKSLAKAVKISKFTYKTIKQNLLFCLLYNVLALPFAVCGYVIPLFAALFMSLSSLSVILNSLYIVRKFKEK
- a CDS encoding GNAT family N-acetyltransferase, translated to MKFQIRKATEGDIDVICELVRELASYENLSDQVTFTNEIFADSIFNKNYAKALICESEGRAIGYAIYFYTFSTFLGLGGIYLEDIYVKKEFRNQGIGKTFFKFLAQICKDENLKRLEWCCLNWNEPSIKFYESLGAKNQSLEWRNYRLDGENLEKLLNL
- a CDS encoding outer membrane beta-barrel protein, giving the protein MESKEIYSFNSKLTAKSDNDTTKVKKAQPGLGLKAGYDFDVARVYGAYIYDFQAKKSLGDEDGTVVKWKTHKFIVGADYTPELTKDIKLVLGGYTGYSKLKMDVFDTHDGSEKANTNGWILGARIGTEYSINKNNAVEFGLKADRTKYSSIAKYDNAKIKETNVGLYLGYTYKF
- the ccoS gene encoding cbb3-type cytochrome oxidase assembly protein CcoS, producing the protein MDSATLAMLVFISVLMGAFLLFGVLWGIKNKQFEDYRKFLDGANLDDEEALNEAYELELRKKEALKKRLEASSKDKANFR
- the rho gene encoding transcription termination factor Rho, which produces MENNQTEQGATQSTKTTKKHQTSRTHVPVDGHKIEELRTLSLDELVQIANSVGVENPREFRRQDLIFEILKTQTKQGGFILFTGILEITNEGYGFLRAVDANLSDSSNDAYVSNSQIRKFALRVGDIITGQVREPKDQEKYYALLKIEAVNYMPLADAKERPLFDNLTPLFPTEKLNLEYDPMKLTGRVLDLFTPIGKGQRGLIVAPPRSGKTELMKELAHGIAKNHPEAQLMVLLVDERPEEVTDMQRCVKGEVFSSTFDLPALNHVRVAELVIEKAKRLVEMGKDVIILLDSITRLARAYNTVTPPSGKVLTGGVDANALHKPKRFFGAARNIEHGGSLTIIATALIDTGSRMDEVIFEEFKGTGNSEIVLDRNISDRRIYPAINVLKSGTRKEELLQKPDELQKIWAIRSAIATMDDVEALKFLYAKMLKTKDNKELLSILNE
- the nusA gene encoding transcription termination factor NusA — encoded protein: MERISDIIESIANEKNLEIEDVKERVIRALINTAKRVYGENYEYDVSIDANKNLKLYQKISIVANDDERLEEDNEHFLSLKEAKKIDSGVEIGDELTYELSLDNLGRTAAQTLHKELEYHIQRLVEEKILQKYNEMSGHMVFGPVVRVDNDENTFIEIDELRAILPRKNRIKGEKFKVGDVVKAVIRKVFTDKNLGIKVELSRTSPKFLEALLTSEVPEIKDGGIIIQGSARIPGERAKVALISTTPNIDPVGATVGTKGVRINAVSKELHNESIDAIEYATEPAIFVARAMGPAIITSVKIEENKAIVTLASEQKSKAIGKNGINIRLASMLTGYEIELNELGSKTSSSGENGEMVKDLKALFGDN
- a CDS encoding HP0268 family nuclease; the protein is MELKLARAELDAKPKTISLEKIEAAVEKEGQKIFYFDKENTHKQLIALVEHFEEKGLSVYHRTVKYGLDDSDYMYEVHIL
- the miaB gene encoding tRNA (N6-isopentenyl adenosine(37)-C2)-methylthiotransferase MiaB; the protein is MSKKLFIQTLGCAMNVRDSEHIIAELSQKEDYSLTQNIEEADLILINTCSVREKPVHKLFSEVGAFEKAKKRGAKIGVCGCTASHLGSEIFKRAPYVDFVLGARNVSKITKAVNTPKFISTDINHDESEYAFGEFRGSPYKSHINISIGCDKKCTYCIVPHTRGDEISIPSSLILKEVEKAANSGAKEIFLLGQNVNNYGKRFSGAQENIDFSDLLVKISEIDGVERIRFTSPHPLHMDDKFLEIFTNNPKICKSMHMPLQSGNTKVLREMKRGYTKEWFLDRALRLRKMCPDVSISTDIIVAFPGESESEFEDTMDVLEQVRFEQIFSFKYSPRPLTKAATFTNQIDDKTASERLTRLQNRHNEILDEIVAAQKYKIFDVYFEELRANGGVAGRSFNNFLVQVDGSEELLGTTQKVKITNPKRMVLYGELQI
- a CDS encoding transcriptional regulator, whose protein sequence is MAKMTKRDMAYHLDVDVATLYNWRKHKPNLYRIVMLGFKFDELIEQSKKTCNELCEYENLINQDIEKFSK
- a CDS encoding DNA polymerase III subunit gamma/tau; the encoded protein is MQALALKYRPKNFDELIGQEAVSKSLIHALDEGRISHAYLFSGLRGSGKTSSARIFSKALVCEKGPTSKPCEVCPQCIMANESRHMDIIEMDAASHRKIDDIRELIEQTKYAPAMARYKIFIIDEVHMLTKEAFNALLKTLEEPPSYVKFILATTDPLKLPTTVLSRTQHFRFKQISRYSIIKHLEFILSKEGISYEKEALEILARSGGGSLRDTLTLLDQAIIYGANNVTANGVASMLGLLDPEKIEEIITHVLNHDKNAIRVLVSELESYDPEMIIDEILANLKQKFIENDSKISLLVYERFFRILAQAKGMLNVSSDNGFVLMLMLFMMIEALNLQDIDDAINEVISKNSENSTQIIEASTQKSQVAPAKMQGPYELFLTKIYDRNYDLGEFFKEFVEFSFFNNNELGLIVNAKDENLEYFKKNWKILNEILRTLFGQNAKIVNAKSDEQKVQTKTPKASLENNEKSELDELDEEILRLNANNVETKNESKIEIKSELQNEKNNFSLMLNKEPKTPEELQRQREQGALKEANRLFGEPTIES